tggaagagggtgtttgctatgaccagtgcattttcttggcaaaattctattaatctttgccctgcttcattccgtattccaaggccaaatttgcctgttactccaggtgtttcttgacttcctacttttgcattccagtcccctataatgaaaaggacatctttttggggcgttagttctaaaaggtcttgtaggtcttcatagaaccattcaactttagcttcttcagcattactggttggggcatagactttggattactgtgatattgaatggtttgccttggaaacaaacagagatcattctgtcatttttgagattgcatccaagtactgcatttcggactcttttgttgaccatgatggctactccatttcttctgagggattcctgtctgcagtagtagatataatggtcatctgagttaaattcacccattccagtccattttagttcactgattcctagaatgtcaacattcactcttgccatctcatttgaccacttccaatctgccttgattcatggacctgacattccaggttcctatgcaatattgctctttacagcatcggaccttgcttctatcaccagtcacatccacagctgggtattgtttttgctttggctccatcccttcattctttctggagttatttctccactgatcttcagtagcatatcgggcacctactgatctggggagttcctctttcagtatcctatcattttgcctttttatactgttcatggggttctcaaggcaagaatactgaagtggtttgccattcccttccccagtggatcatattctgtcagatctctccaccatgacccgcccatcttgggttgccccgcgggcacggcttagtttcattgagttagacaaggctgtggtcctagtttgattagattgactagttttctgtgagtatggcttcagtgtctgtcctctgatgcccaaAGCTTTGTTAAACTTAGATTCACCCAACTGCAGATTCCAGTGTTAAATTATACactatattttctgttttgaaagtaaTCTACTTGTTCAGGCTATCTTCTATTCTTGCAATGTCTATATTCCAAGGAGTAACAAAATGCATGAAAGCACTGGTTATATTTACGTCTACTTGTGAAAGAGGAATTATACCCAGTGTAGAAAGAAACACTGATTATAGTGATCAGCCTGTCATACGTATTTTGTACAAGGATAGGTGTGAAGAGGCGTGTTCACTGGAAGAGCCACCCTGCAATGTGCCAGTGCTCAACTGTTTGCCAACCCACCCAATACTTTGAGACAGTAAAACCCACAAGTTCCTTTAttcacagatattttaaaaaacataacagAACTACATTCTAGTCTTTTATTGTGAATTTTAgtgttaataaaattaattttaatcaggCAGCAGCCTGTGAAGTAACTCTATTATTAGACTCCTCAAATACTAAACTGATTCCTTAAGAAAAATCACAgcatctgaaaaaagaaaatgcctaaCTGAAGAGCCTGACACCTAAGCAAAGTTAACTCGGAGGAACCTGCAGTTTACTTTATGAAGGAACCCAAATTATCCCAACTCCAGGTAAATACTATGGACTGCAGAGACTAAGAAATAGTAGCAATTATTTCAGCACTGGGGTACACCCAAAGAATTAACTAGTGCTGACAAATGTCattaatataaaagcaaaaacaagcaaagaaaggaaGGCAAGCATATAAATCAGAGAGCTTTTCAAAAGTAAGCAGACTTCCTGGGATCCACTCCAGACTTGTCCTACTGGGACTGAGATTCAGACTGATACGAACATTTTCCCCTAAAATTTCCGGGTGATTTTACACACACCCAGGGATGAGGATCATTGGCATAAACACAAAGAAGGTTAAAGAGGAAGCGGTgggggggcagaggggaggaagCAAAAGACCTTCAGAAAATAGGCACTAATCATGTCCATTTCTGTGTTTAAAGCATCAGCTTTACCATTTAGACTGTGTTCATTAATTTCATAGTACCCTCTACTGGTCAGGAAAGGTATCTAAGATTCTTCAACTAAGGCACAGAAATCTCCAACTTTTGTTAACAATTAGCTGAAAGACAACACATTTAGAAACAAGTGAACCttcattatttctatattttctcataatttaAGTGTAaagtggggtggcaaagactgtGCTGGCAAACAGTTTTACACTTGATCTCGACAGTCAGGAGCAGTTTTTACTCTACAATATTCAGTAGTATCCCTGGCCTCCAAGCACCAGATGCCAGCTGGAAACCCTTTCCCAAAGTGGTAACAACCCAAACCTTTCATAGATGTTGTTCAATGacccgcccccacctcccagagtgGAGGGAAACATTGCCTTCAGTCATAAATCAGTGACTCACACAATAAAAATGTTCCTGAGAAACAGATAATCTTTAATTTCTGTAAACTAGGTTCATAAAAAATACCTTATTAAGAACAAACCACCATAGGGAAGATTTATGTTTAAACAAACTATCATGGAATTTGTTCATGGACAGATAGCATGTGTATGTACATGaatgttatgtttttaaatttaagcaTCTTGTGATACATAAATCTATGCAGTACTATAGTTTAAAACTGACATCTCCTGGTTGTTTAAGTTTTCAGTTTAAAGATAAGACCAAAATCAAAAACCTGAAAGAATCAAAGAATATATCTATAATTCTAACATAGCATCAACAAAGCAAGTATTATTCTTTTGAGTATTAATGGACTATACTGAAACAAGGTAAAATCTAATAGTCTTGTTCTGTCCTTACTTTGAAATATTGCCACTAAAATCAATTATAGATGTTTATTCTGAAAGATGCTACCATAAAGGTTGCAGGCTCAGAACTACTCAAATTAAATTTATGGAATAACTAGAAAATAGGCTGATTTGGAACCTGTGCACAGTTTTATAttagtaacattttttttaaagacctagAAAGCTGTTGCTTTCATAtaaataataagttttaaaacCAACTCCCTTGAGTGCTTTCAATTATCACATAAAGCAATGAcccaaataatttcaaatgatcACAGATATTTAGGCAACAATTCTCATGTGTTAGTACTTTTAATGTTGTGCACATCAAATTATAGGAAAAAGACAACTATAAACAAGACGCAGCCCCTCTACTTCCATGAACAGCACATGGCATTACAGTAAGCCAAGTTTATATTCAACCATCAAATGCGGTTCTCCCATTAGTTCACTTTGTGATGGgtctgaaaagaaacaaaaataaacatgttaaaGGGTctcaaaaaaagataaattctcTGATTCTACTCagatgaaaatttaaattagGCAAAACAAATATAAAGTGATAGAAAATATACCGCTGGCTGCCTGGGGCCAAGGGTGGAGGAGCAAAAGGACCAAGGAAACTTGGGGGATGATGAAAACATTTTACATCTTGATTGAGGAGACAGTTCCACAGCTGCACACATTTACTAAAATTAACAGACTGGACACTGTAAAATGGATGCATTCCATTGTATGTCGACTATACCTCAATTcagttgattttaaaagaaaatatagattgAAAAAGTTCTCATGTTTCAAAGTTCTTAAATTTTCCAGTGGCTTCCAAGTTGAGTCTAGAAACAATCGCTAAGAGATTAAGCAATCCTTAATGTAATTTACAATTTCATCTCTATCATTCTGTGCTCTGTTgcaaacacatatatacacaaaccaGAATCCTAGAGTAAAAAAACCTTAGGAATCTTCTCTCTTGTCTGTATTGATGAGTCAGACAAAAAGTCTTACTTTAACTGTGATAATGCACCTAAGATAAAATGAATATCAACAGTAAGCTTCCTACAAACAAATAAagcgttttcttttttttgccctcTACTCCTCCACACAGAACAAGAAACAGAATAGATACCCAATGAATTAAACTATAAAACAgtttgttaaaataaataatcattcaAATAATGATTATCAAGAGTAACAAATCGATTTGGATATTTCCTCACTGGACCTCCTGAGACTGGAGATGACTGTGTCATTATCAGTTCAGGAATCCTGACTCTGGCCACTTGTCACACAACATAGTAGCCTCAGCAACAGCTGATActgttataattattaataaatggtTAGATATACAAGAGTTTGCTACAATTATTAACAGAGTAGATGACTATGTATACAAAGGGCATCCAAAACCCAAAAGTATGTTTACAAAGGAGTACAAAGAACAAAGGTGTCTGCTGCAGCAGTGCTTCATgttaatgagagagagagagagaagcacgcACCCCTCAACACAGGCACTGATGCAGCATACCTCCTGTAAGATACACACAGTACGAAACCAACTGTGTTAAAAGATAAATACTAAGCAATgacaaatgtcttctgatttcatatgGAAAGTCTGGAAAGACATCCACTAACTAAAAGCAGCAACCaaacagggaaggaaggagggagatggGTTGGGGGTAATTAATCATGGAGGACGTGAGTCTCGGCTGTAATGTTCTCAATTCTTAAAGAATATCCTCATTTATACAATGCCATCTTTCCTTGAAACTCTGCTTGTCTAAGCCTTTGATTTGATAAAACACTTGCCCTAGAAGACAGCACACCCTGTGCTGGTGAGCAAGGCCCCAGCCCGTGGAGGGTCCTCCCAGGCAGGAATAGTCACCTTGgtcagtttcagtttcctcatcttcaagTGACAGGAAGGGAGTAAAGAGAAGGCCACATTCAGCATTAGGAAAAAGTCTCACATCTCTTCCCTTCCTTATAACATAGCGTACAGATTTTTGTTGGCCAAGTACTTCTCTGATGAGCAAGCAAGCAAAACCTCCGTCACCtccaacactttaaaaaaatgtacggATTTTCATCCCAGTTTAATAGTCTTCATATTGCTCTTAGATTAACACAGTACTCCCTCACTGTAGACTTTAAAATTCCTTCTGTATCAAAGGTGATGAGGAGAAAGTGGTGAGCCAGAGCTTTTCTCACTCAGCATGAACCAGGCACCTTAGGAGGCCCTGGAGTGAACAAGACAAAGTCCCCAGCTCTCCTGGAGCCTGTATTTAAGTTGGgaaaacaaataagaaacaagaaaataccAGAAGAGTGATATGCAAAGAATTAAAGTGAGGTGACAGGGTAACTGAGAGCACGTTAGACTGCGCAGTCAAGGAAGGCGTCTCTGAAGGGGTGGCATTTAAACTGGGACTTGAGAAGTGAGGGGAAAGTATTCTAAGCAGAAGGAACAGCTAAGGCAAGGCCTAGCTGTTCACCTTACTTGTTTTAAATGAGGACTAAATGTAAAAGCTTAGGAATCCGAGGTTTCCTGCACTCAAAAAGTGCCCTCACAGAAGAGGCTCATGAGACTTCTGCTGTGTCCACAGCACTTCCTTACCAAACATCGGCAGCCGAGCGAAACTAGTATAATTTAATCCTGCTTCgtttttctgtttctcctgaACTGCTGGGGCACAATGAGCACAGACGATACTGGACAGAACTGTATTTGCTCTCTTTCCTCAGAACCAGAAAATAACAGGATGCTACATGTTCTTAATGAAAAGTCATTGACCTCAAACATAATACAATCATCCAGAGaaacttataaaaatttttttctttagtattcaCCATCTACAGAAACACATCTAGGAGGACAAGGAGGGTATTTCTGAAGaaacctttcatttttttctagatgtTTTTAAAGCTAGTTATATCCCACAAATGTTCTGAATACTGCAACAACAATCCTTGTTTAAGCTGCCCTAAGAATATCATACTGGATTCACACATCAGACTTTATCCTCAGGACATGAAATCAATGACTGTCAATGGTTGACTGAAATGACTATAATCTCAGAACTCCATAGacatctttcacttttaaaaccaGTTAAAGAACAGTTATTACcattaaattttatcttatttcagTGAATAAACACAAGTGAATTTTATCAACTATAAGCTATATGATGACAAAGACATAGTAGGTTTCGTTTGCTGCTGTTGCCTTGTAATTACTGGGGCTCCAGAAAAAGGTATGGAATGACACTTACCATTAAGAATATCTTCAAATCCAATAGTCTCATCGTTACCCCTCAAAATATCCAGTGAAAGGTTTgagcttggaagaaatggaagacGCTGAACCtttaggaaaagaataaaagagcaAACTTAGAAATAGTAGAGAGGAAAAAACATACATGATCACATTTCAGTGTCTTCATTATTTGTAAAATTcacaaactaaataaaataccAATTTAACTGGGGGGGGAGGACaggaaaatttttaattcttcataACCTTATTCAAAATATAGACACTGAAATTGAAAGCTTTTACTAATACTTAATAATCCCATCAGGTCTGCACATTATTTGGGACCTTTGCGTCTGTCCAGGAAAACCGAAGCATACAATGTGATGAAACACAAAATTCTTGAATCTAACATCATGCTTTGTTTCTAAAACACATGGGACAATCAAATTCCTGAAGAAATTCTGAAGAAATGCACTGAGAGCATTACTTCACTTAATAAACTGATTATTCATTTTGTATGTTGTTCTGTAATGCTCATAGCACAAATACAAGTCATGACCCTTTAAAACAGTAGTGATAACTAGAGATGAAGATCAAAGTTATCTGTGGGCTTTTAAAAACTACAATGCCATTCTGAACTAGTGCTATCTACATTTTCCAATTACTAAATACATGTATTGCAGActggggttcccttgtggctcagctggtaaagaatccgcctgcaatgcaggagacctgggtttgatccctgggttgggaagatcccctggagaagggaaaggctacccactccaatattctggcctggagaattccatggtctgtatagtccatgcgggtcacaaagagtcagacatgactggatgacCTTCACTTATACTGCAGACCAGTACCTAAGTACAGTGCAGAAAGCACTGGCTATAGAGTCAGAGGTTCAAACTCTGCTTTCAGTACTGACCAACCCTACGGCCTTGCCTAGTTACCTGATCTGTCTCACCCTGGTTCAACACCTGTGGCACGGGACAGCAGCACCTTTCCCTCACACCTGCAGCACAGTGTGCTATAAAGCACGGCAGTCACTGGCACATACTCAACAAACCTTAATGCAGCCAAaccaaattttccatttttctgttctttgttaGCTATCCAGCAGTCACTGGAATCAATGCAGTGTGATATGACAGAATCTAGAGCACAGATGGGGGACAGTTCTTAAACACCTGGAAGGACATTTTCTTCCTGAGCAACATGCGTATTCAGCGATATACAACCTGCCCACTAGACACCTCCACTTGTATGTTCCTAGAGGCAGCACAAATTCAAAGTAACTCCTCAGAAGGAGAGAAATATAAAAGTGGACGCCTGTAACTATCCAGACACTGAGCCTCTAATCGAAGGGGTTTCCCATTTCAAAGCTGCTTTTCTCTATGAAGTAGGAATGGAGATAAAATCCTAACAGGGGGAAAGTAGGAGAGGCTGCAGGGAAGAAGAGAAGGTGAGGTTTGTACAGTTTTTACCAAAATGAAGACTCCTCCCAATCAATTCAGCACACAGATGGGATGCATGCAAACTGATAGCTGGAAACCCACCTGCTGCACTGCCTTGAATTCCATCTGCAGTTTTAGTGGTGCAAAAAGACCCTGGATGTTTCTCAGTGTGGAGAAGTTCATCTTGTCTTGGTTGAGCTGGAACTACAAAGACAACACGTAATTTTAAATGTAACATTCTGCTTTCAAAACAATGAGCACTGACATCCAtgtgacacacacatacacagaaccCTTTAGGTGGTCTTCAGGACATCTATACATGTCCTACCTTTGGGAGTG
The sequence above is drawn from the Bos javanicus breed banteng chromosome 12, ARS-OSU_banteng_1.0, whole genome shotgun sequence genome and encodes:
- the POMP gene encoding proteasome maturation protein isoform X2, producing the protein MNARGLGSQLKDSIPVTELSASGPFESHDLLRKGFSCVKNELLPSHPLELSEKNFQLNQDKMNFSTLRNIQGLFAPLKLQMEFKAVQQVQRLPFLPSSNLSLDILRGNDETIGFEDILNDPSQSELMGEPHLMVEYKLGLL
- the POMP gene encoding proteasome maturation protein isoform X1, which translates into the protein MKNARGLGSQLKDSIPVTELSASGPFESHDLLRKGFSCVKNELLPSHPLELSEKNFQLNQDKMNFSTLRNIQGLFAPLKLQMEFKAVQQVQRLPFLPSSNLSLDILRGNDETIGFEDILNDPSQSELMGEPHLMVEYKLGLL